The following proteins are encoded in a genomic region of Sulfurospirillum arsenophilum NBRC 109478:
- a CDS encoding GGDEF domain-containing protein, which translates to MNNGNHIAEMVFQIAEETFAKLKDLNIPPYPKYYHDTFVETMQKSGDAEMIDISKKHSYLFSNASQEEMVSETCFGLMKKGLEAFVKTNDNLKFISDETAINIDNIKKDYESVDTKQVLQAFDSFQGKILHELQAADETIVKLKLEVERLERESNIDPLTKAHNRRVLVKDLEEVLSFGKDKDMDMHLVMFDADDFKQINDSFGHIAGDKTLIFLSKLIQNSLRRGTRIYRYGGEEFVVILNRTSFDEATKIVARIIKETSDSKLLYKNHDIHLTLSAGICTHKHSMSAEDLLDKADKALYEAKRSGKNCFRSAQ; encoded by the coding sequence ATGAACAATGGTAATCATATCGCAGAAATGGTTTTTCAAATTGCAGAAGAAACCTTTGCAAAACTTAAAGATTTAAACATTCCTCCTTATCCAAAATATTATCATGATACCTTTGTTGAAACCATGCAAAAAAGCGGTGACGCTGAGATGATTGATATTTCAAAAAAGCACAGTTATCTTTTTTCCAATGCCTCACAAGAAGAGATGGTCAGCGAAACATGCTTTGGTTTGATGAAAAAAGGGTTAGAAGCATTTGTTAAAACCAATGATAACCTCAAATTTATCTCCGATGAAACAGCAATCAATATTGACAATATCAAAAAAGATTATGAAAGCGTTGACACAAAACAAGTTCTGCAAGCCTTCGATAGTTTTCAAGGTAAAATCTTGCATGAACTGCAAGCTGCCGATGAAACGATTGTAAAGCTTAAACTCGAAGTTGAACGATTGGAGCGCGAATCCAATATCGATCCTTTAACCAAAGCACACAACCGAAGAGTTTTGGTCAAAGACCTCGAAGAGGTGCTGAGTTTTGGTAAAGACAAAGACATGGATATGCATCTTGTCATGTTTGATGCCGATGATTTTAAACAAATCAACGACTCTTTTGGTCACATCGCAGGCGATAAAACGCTTATCTTTTTATCGAAACTTATTCAAAACTCACTTCGTAGAGGAACACGCATCTACCGATATGGTGGCGAAGAGTTCGTGGTTATTTTAAATCGCACTTCATTCGATGAGGCGACTAAAATTGTAGCACGTATTATCAAAGAGACAAGCGATAGTAAATTACTTTACAAAAACCATGACATTCATTTAACGCTCAGTGCTGGCATTTGTACGCATAAACACTCGATGAGTGCTGAAGATCTTTTAGACAAAGCGGACAAAGCGTTGTATGAAGCAAAGCGAAGTGGTAAAAATTGTTTTAGGAGCGCACAGTAA
- a CDS encoding serine hydroxymethyltransferase, translating to MSILKNVDPVVYDIIEKELHRQCDHLEMIASENFTYPAVMEAMGSVFTNKYAEGYPAKRYYGGCEFADAVEQLAIDRVCKLFGCTYANVQPNSGSQANQGVYQALLNPFDKILGMDLSHGGHLTHGAKVSSSGKTYSSFFYGVELDGRINYDKVREIAHIVKPKMIVCGASAYPREIDFAKFREIADEVGAYLFADIAHIAGLVAAGEHPSPFPHCHVVTSTTHKTLRGPRGGIILTNDEEIAKKVNSAIFPGIQGGPLVHVIAAKAVGFAENLKPEWTTYAKQVRANAKVLADVLIKRGYDIVSGGTDNHLVLVSFLNKEFSGKEADLALGHAGITVNKNTVPGETRSPFVTSGVRIGSPALTARGMKEKEFEIIANKIADVLDNINDEALHVKIKAEMKALASNFIIYDRPTY from the coding sequence ATGAGTATTTTAAAAAACGTTGACCCTGTTGTTTACGACATAATTGAAAAAGAGTTACACCGCCAATGTGACCATCTTGAGATGATCGCCAGTGAAAACTTCACATACCCTGCTGTTATGGAAGCAATGGGCAGTGTTTTCACCAACAAATACGCTGAGGGTTATCCTGCAAAACGCTACTACGGTGGTTGTGAATTTGCAGATGCTGTTGAACAACTTGCGATTGACAGAGTGTGTAAACTTTTCGGTTGTACGTATGCCAATGTTCAACCAAACTCAGGTAGCCAAGCCAATCAAGGTGTTTACCAAGCGCTTCTTAACCCATTTGACAAAATTTTAGGTATGGATCTAAGCCATGGTGGTCACTTAACACACGGTGCCAAAGTGAGCAGTTCAGGTAAAACCTATTCAAGTTTCTTCTATGGTGTTGAACTTGATGGTCGCATTAATTATGACAAAGTAAGAGAGATTGCGCATATCGTTAAACCTAAAATGATTGTGTGTGGTGCAAGTGCGTACCCACGCGAGATTGATTTTGCTAAATTTAGAGAGATCGCAGATGAAGTCGGTGCATACCTTTTTGCAGACATCGCACACATCGCCGGTCTTGTGGCTGCAGGTGAGCATCCAAGTCCATTCCCACACTGCCACGTTGTCACATCAACAACGCATAAAACACTTCGAGGACCTCGTGGTGGTATCATCCTTACCAACGATGAAGAGATTGCTAAAAAAGTTAATAGCGCTATCTTCCCTGGTATTCAAGGTGGACCATTGGTTCATGTTATTGCAGCCAAAGCGGTTGGTTTTGCTGAAAACTTGAAACCAGAGTGGACAACTTACGCAAAACAAGTACGTGCCAATGCGAAAGTTTTAGCAGACGTTCTGATTAAAAGAGGTTATGACATCGTGAGTGGTGGTACGGACAACCATCTCGTCCTTGTCTCTTTCCTGAACAAAGAATTTAGCGGTAAAGAGGCTGACCTAGCCCTTGGCCATGCGGGTATTACAGTTAATAAAAACACCGTTCCAGGTGAGACCAGAAGTCCATTTGTCACCAGTGGTGTGCGCATCGGTTCACCTGCCTTAACAGCGCGTGGTATGAAAGAGAAAGAGTTTGAAATCATCGCAAACAAAATTGCAGATGTTCTTGATAATATTAACGACGAAGCTTTACATGTAAAAATTAAAGCAGAGATGAAAGCATTGGCAAGCAACTTTATTATCTATGACAGACCAACCTACTAA
- a CDS encoding anthranilate synthase component I family protein: MLTSRKILFDQLTPITIFAKLQSYFDGELCFLFESAINNNDGNFSFLFIGARERVIHQNNASVHIDETGVSHDLGTNPFTYLKKRYAELDKSLYQNHAKELGVGFVDGFIGYIGYDAVKIFEPRLSAHMDPLKDEINIPDIDLMRPKLVCTFSHKSNTLILTTFVPSIAEQMDKIEATLKEPHVHIPIQTAHVDKTKGNFAFSKEHFFEMVSKSKEMIRSGDVFQILMSNRFTQYTKIDRLSFYRILRQKNPSPYMFYLSYPQFAIIGSSPEVMVGLKDGHILLRPIAGTRKRGSTYEKDQAYEKEMLSDEKERAEHLMLIDLGRNDLGRVAKVGSVKVKEMMRVERYSHVMHMVSDIEATLDVKHDMFDLFAATFTAGTMTGTPKIRAMELISDFEGLKRSFYSGAAGYFGFDGNMDSCIMIRTAYLDDEKIIFQAGAGIVADSQPELEYLEVTNKLGAMTSSLDDLKE; encoded by the coding sequence GTGCTAACCTCTCGTAAAATTCTTTTCGATCAGCTCACCCCCATTACGATTTTTGCAAAATTGCAGAGCTACTTTGACGGTGAGCTCTGCTTTTTGTTTGAAAGTGCCATCAACAACAATGATGGCAACTTTAGCTTTCTCTTTATTGGTGCACGCGAGCGCGTCATTCACCAAAACAATGCAAGTGTCCATATCGATGAAACAGGCGTTTCACATGACTTGGGTACAAATCCTTTTACCTACCTCAAAAAACGCTATGCAGAGCTTGATAAATCACTCTATCAAAACCATGCAAAAGAGCTAGGTGTTGGCTTTGTGGACGGATTTATTGGTTACATCGGTTATGATGCGGTGAAGATTTTTGAGCCACGCTTGAGCGCCCATATGGATCCACTCAAAGATGAAATTAACATCCCCGACATTGATCTGATGCGACCAAAACTGGTGTGTACGTTTTCGCATAAGTCCAATACACTTATCTTAACAACCTTTGTGCCAAGCATCGCAGAGCAAATGGATAAAATTGAGGCAACACTCAAAGAGCCACATGTTCATATTCCTATTCAAACGGCTCATGTCGATAAAACTAAAGGAAACTTTGCTTTTTCGAAAGAACACTTTTTTGAAATGGTGAGTAAGTCTAAAGAGATGATTCGCAGTGGTGATGTTTTTCAGATTTTGATGTCAAATCGTTTCACCCAATACACGAAAATTGATCGCCTCAGTTTTTACCGCATTTTACGCCAAAAAAACCCATCACCTTATATGTTTTATCTCTCGTATCCGCAGTTTGCCATCATCGGCAGTTCTCCTGAAGTGATGGTAGGTCTTAAAGATGGGCATATCTTGCTTCGTCCAATCGCAGGAACACGCAAACGCGGTTCAACCTATGAGAAAGACCAAGCGTACGAAAAAGAGATGTTGTCTGATGAAAAAGAGCGAGCTGAACATTTGATGCTCATCGATCTTGGACGTAATGACCTTGGACGTGTCGCCAAAGTAGGCAGTGTGAAAGTTAAAGAGATGATGCGTGTTGAACGTTATTCGCACGTCATGCACATGGTCAGCGACATAGAAGCAACACTCGATGTCAAGCATGATATGTTCGATCTTTTTGCAGCGACTTTTACTGCTGGAACCATGACAGGAACCCCAAAGATACGCGCGATGGAGCTTATCAGTGATTTTGAAGGCTTAAAGCGTAGCTTTTACAGTGGTGCTGCGGGTTATTTTGGATTTGATGGGAATATGGACAGTTGTATTATGATTCGTACCGCGTACTTGGATGATGAAAAGATTATTTTCCAAGCAGGTGCTGGCATTGTTGCGGATAGCCAACCCGAACTTGAATACCTCGAAGTAACCAATAAATTAGGAGCCATGACCAGCTCTTTAGATGATCTGAAAGAGTAG
- a CDS encoding Fur family transcriptional regulator, with translation MSTFENLEYNSLLTNFKELLKNNSLKFTKQREVVLKTLYEKNDHFTPEDLYIFLKSTYPELNIGIATVYRTLNLLEESHMVTSISFGVAGKKFELANKPHHDHMICKSCGLIIEFQNDKIEQLQLEIAQANRFKITSHLMQLRGLCEECAKEK, from the coding sequence ATGAGTACATTTGAAAATCTTGAATACAACTCTTTACTCACAAACTTTAAAGAGTTGTTGAAAAACAATAGCCTAAAATTTACAAAGCAACGTGAAGTTGTTTTAAAAACACTGTACGAAAAAAATGATCATTTTACACCCGAAGATCTTTATATTTTTCTGAAAAGTACTTACCCTGAACTTAACATTGGCATCGCTACGGTGTATCGTACACTCAACCTTTTGGAAGAGTCACATATGGTCACTTCTATCTCGTTTGGCGTTGCAGGTAAAAAATTTGAACTTGCCAACAAACCTCACCATGACCATATGATCTGTAAAAGTTGCGGTCTCATCATCGAATTTCAAAATGATAAAATCGAACAACTACAACTTGAAATCGCACAAGCGAATCGTTTTAAAATTACCAGCCATTTGATGCAATTACGTGGTCTTTGCGAAGAATGTGCTAAAGAGAAGTAA
- a CDS encoding DUF1882 domain-containing protein: MYNIDVSLIKMITDHYWIKRDNIVQKIDFGGRVFFDKYERIDQPLSNSIIKDHLDGKITVAHSLINRFDKVENIVFDYNGRNTERFWHRAQLLLREEGFINFTAYKSKTEGHLHLYVHKGHTTLQEGYQIAKMLSAKLSQKLPREWRMFPTQELPKEFNILALPYDLYQKERGASWSKHM, from the coding sequence ATGTACAATATTGACGTCTCTCTCATCAAAATGATTACCGACCACTATTGGATCAAACGTGACAATATTGTCCAAAAGATCGATTTTGGAGGGAGAGTCTTTTTTGATAAATATGAGCGTATTGATCAGCCTTTGAGCAACAGTATCATCAAAGATCATCTTGATGGGAAAATCACCGTTGCTCATTCGCTTATTAACCGCTTTGATAAAGTTGAAAACATTGTTTTTGACTATAATGGAAGAAATACCGAGCGATTTTGGCATAGGGCACAACTTTTGCTTAGAGAAGAGGGATTCATCAATTTTACTGCTTATAAAAGTAAAACGGAAGGTCACCTACATCTGTATGTTCATAAAGGTCATACTACCTTACAAGAGGGGTATCAGATCGCTAAAATGCTCTCAGCTAAGCTTTCTCAGAAGCTTCCACGTGAATGGAGAATGTTTCCAACACAGGAACTTCCAAAAGAGTTTAACATTTTGGCATTGCCTTATGACTTGTACCAAAAAGAGCGAGGCGCTTCTTGGTCGAAGCATATGTAG
- a CDS encoding shikimate dehydrogenase codes for MLLFSIFGYPVAHSISPRLHNTVLQALKLDGCYIRKAITEPEKLLSTFHAMRLAGANVTVPHKETAFAQCDEVRGIAKEIGAVNTLVREGSRVIGYNTDAEGFFEAIKSFGYIRNALVLGAGGTAKAIAVILKEHDIETTILNRSASRLAFFESKGFTCKTWETFTPVPYDLIINTTSAGLKDEEYPCDKALLKTIFKESKYAFDVIYNKPTPFLELARSCHLTCKDGKEMLLYQGVLAFNLFFSKYYDFKTIESLMRPAFEL; via the coding sequence ATGTTACTCTTTAGTATCTTTGGCTACCCTGTTGCACACTCCATTTCCCCTCGTCTCCACAATACCGTACTGCAAGCACTCAAACTTGATGGCTGCTACATTCGAAAAGCCATCACAGAGCCTGAAAAACTTCTTTCTACTTTTCATGCGATGAGACTCGCAGGTGCCAATGTTACCGTACCTCATAAAGAGACGGCATTTGCTCAGTGTGATGAAGTACGTGGCATTGCTAAAGAGATTGGTGCGGTGAATACTTTAGTGCGAGAAGGGTCTCGTGTCATTGGCTACAACACCGATGCTGAGGGATTTTTTGAAGCCATTAAAAGTTTTGGATACATTCGAAATGCCCTTGTTTTAGGAGCAGGTGGAACGGCTAAGGCGATTGCTGTGATCTTAAAAGAGCACGACATCGAAACAACGATTTTAAATCGATCCGCCTCCAGATTGGCATTTTTTGAGTCTAAAGGCTTTACATGTAAAACATGGGAAACTTTCACGCCAGTACCTTACGACCTCATCATCAATACCACCTCCGCTGGATTAAAGGATGAAGAGTACCCGTGTGATAAAGCACTTTTAAAAACTATTTTTAAAGAGTCAAAATACGCTTTTGATGTCATTTATAACAAACCAACCCCTTTTTTAGAACTGGCGCGAAGCTGTCATCTTACATGTAAAGATGGTAAAGAGATGCTTTTGTACCAAGGTGTACTTGCCTTCAATCTTTTCTTCTCCAAATATTACGACTTTAAAACCATCGAATCTTTGATGCGTCCTGCCTTTGAACTCTAA
- the lysS gene encoding lysine--tRNA ligase, which produces MFQDQYQQQRIEKGKALQALGRNPYRHNVIKDTSTKEFLECYEYVIESELKRDEHKTNTVVGRIKFLRHMGKAAFAKVEDEQGVLQIYFSRESIGEEWFDEAKKLVEVGDIISVTGFPFVTKTGELSLHVKKLDVATKSIVPLPEKFHGLQDKELRYRKRYLDMIMNADVRKTFKIRSKIVSEIRHFFEERDFLEVETPMMHPIAGGANAKPFVTHHNALGVDRYLRIAPELYLKRLVVGGFEAVFEINRNFRNEGMDQTHNPEFTMIEFYWAYHNYHDLMRLTEEMFDVLLKKLKLPRKLPYGEIEIDFSKPFRKIAFRAALSEIGDVPDEILDDCAQIIKYITNKGFSVEANLGLGKLYEELFDLFVEEKLINPTFIIDYPIEISPLARRSEANPNIAERFELFIAGREIANGFNELNDPLDQYERFAKQLQAKNAGDDEAHEMDEDYVQALGYGLPPTAGQGLGIDRLTMLLTNELSIKDVILFPAMKPLNDNDEQTQKDEE; this is translated from the coding sequence ATATTTCAAGACCAATACCAACAACAACGTATCGAGAAGGGAAAAGCGCTCCAAGCTCTTGGTCGCAACCCTTACAGACATAATGTTATCAAAGACACCAGCACCAAAGAGTTTTTAGAGTGTTATGAGTATGTGATTGAGAGTGAACTCAAACGCGATGAGCACAAGACCAATACCGTTGTAGGACGTATCAAATTTTTACGCCATATGGGTAAAGCAGCCTTCGCCAAAGTTGAAGATGAACAAGGTGTATTACAAATCTATTTTAGCCGTGAGTCGATTGGTGAAGAGTGGTTTGATGAAGCCAAAAAGCTGGTTGAAGTCGGTGATATCATCAGTGTAACAGGGTTTCCTTTCGTCACTAAAACGGGTGAGCTTTCTTTACATGTAAAAAAATTGGATGTTGCAACCAAATCGATTGTGCCACTTCCTGAGAAGTTTCATGGCCTTCAAGATAAAGAGCTTAGATACCGCAAACGCTACCTTGATATGATTATGAACGCAGATGTTCGCAAAACATTTAAGATCAGAAGCAAAATCGTTAGCGAAATTCGCCACTTCTTTGAAGAGAGAGACTTCTTAGAAGTTGAAACACCGATGATGCATCCCATTGCAGGTGGTGCAAATGCCAAGCCATTTGTCACGCATCACAATGCCTTAGGTGTGGATCGTTACCTTAGAATTGCACCTGAACTTTACCTCAAGCGCCTTGTTGTAGGTGGTTTTGAAGCCGTTTTTGAAATCAATCGTAACTTTAGAAACGAAGGTATGGATCAAACTCATAACCCTGAATTTACGATGATTGAATTTTACTGGGCGTACCATAACTACCATGATTTAATGCGTTTAACCGAAGAGATGTTTGACGTGTTGCTTAAAAAACTTAAACTTCCTCGTAAGCTTCCTTATGGCGAAATAGAGATTGATTTTTCAAAACCATTTCGTAAAATTGCCTTTAGAGCAGCACTCAGTGAAATTGGCGACGTTCCAGATGAGATTTTAGATGATTGCGCTCAAATTATCAAGTATATTACAAACAAAGGTTTTAGCGTTGAAGCCAACCTTGGTCTTGGTAAACTCTACGAAGAACTTTTTGATCTTTTTGTGGAAGAAAAACTGATTAATCCAACGTTTATTATTGATTACCCAATTGAAATTAGCCCACTCGCTCGTAGAAGTGAAGCCAATCCAAACATTGCAGAGCGTTTTGAACTCTTCATTGCTGGGCGAGAGATCGCCAATGGATTTAATGAACTTAATGATCCTTTGGATCAATATGAGAGATTTGCAAAACAGTTGCAGGCTAAAAATGCAGGTGATGATGAAGCCCATGAAATGGACGAAGACTATGTTCAAGCATTAGGGTATGGTTTACCACCAACCGCAGGACAAGGTTTAGGAATTGATCGTTTGACGATGCTTTTAACCAATGAGCTATCGATCAAAGATGTCATTCTTTTCCCAGCAATGAAGCCGCTGAATGACAATGATGAACAAACACAAAAAGATGAGGAATAA
- a CDS encoding SPOR domain-containing protein, protein MENRNELSDIVLEKGDGKTLKMKRILILVAFLILVFLVALASMKVANKGEKDTSKLILPPEPTQETQIPKDDQLFKQVPIIEENPKKESFEDMIKTLKEKEAQKQEDAKGADSKAKETTAPVTAPIKEAAPAKVKETAPAKVKEEPKTQPLLRSTEVSTPSASSSSGSGNVTPGIYVQVGAVATAPDAKQLSDIKSKGFDCKQYSTVVNGNKVVKLLIGPYATSAEAENALSLIRSSVNKNAFIYRVK, encoded by the coding sequence ATGGAAAATAGAAATGAACTCAGCGATATTGTGTTAGAAAAAGGGGATGGTAAAACCCTTAAAATGAAGCGTATCCTTATTTTAGTTGCTTTTTTGATTCTTGTCTTTTTAGTCGCACTCGCAAGCATGAAAGTAGCAAACAAAGGCGAAAAAGATACTTCTAAGTTAATTTTACCGCCAGAACCGACGCAAGAGACACAAATTCCTAAAGATGACCAACTCTTTAAACAAGTGCCGATTATTGAAGAGAACCCTAAAAAAGAGAGTTTTGAAGATATGATCAAAACCCTTAAAGAAAAAGAAGCACAAAAACAAGAAGATGCTAAAGGTGCTGATTCAAAAGCGAAAGAGACAACAGCTCCCGTGACAGCACCTATTAAAGAAGCTGCGCCGGCTAAAGTGAAAGAGACCGCTCCTGCCAAAGTAAAAGAAGAACCTAAAACACAACCGTTACTTCGTAGTACCGAAGTGTCGACTCCAAGTGCAAGCTCTTCTTCCGGAAGTGGCAACGTAACGCCTGGCATTTATGTTCAAGTAGGTGCTGTCGCAACTGCTCCTGATGCTAAACAGTTGAGTGACATCAAATCTAAAGGATTTGATTGTAAACAATACTCTACTGTGGTCAATGGCAATAAAGTAGTCAAACTGCTTATTGGACCTTATGCAACTTCAGCAGAAGCAGAGAATGCGCTTAGCCTTATCCGTTCGAGTGTCAATAAAAATGCATTTATTTATAGGGTGAAGTAA
- a CDS encoding CvpA family protein has product MANVSMFDIISLALVLILGIKGIINGFVKEVFGLLGIIGGIYFASRYASEAGKMISGHFFAFSNQASLYLFGFIAVLIVVWITCIFLGYLIAQALSLSGLSMIDKLAGFVVGSMKIFLVFAVLAVTLSNIAFIKSKIEPYVANSMMFPLFLETGNYIVKLDANAMFESLQPKDKTNP; this is encoded by the coding sequence ATGGCGAATGTTTCCATGTTTGATATTATCTCTTTAGCCTTAGTTCTTATTTTAGGTATTAAAGGCATTATTAACGGCTTTGTCAAAGAAGTATTTGGACTTTTAGGCATCATCGGTGGTATCTACTTTGCTTCACGCTACGCCTCAGAAGCGGGTAAAATGATTAGCGGTCATTTTTTTGCATTTAGTAACCAAGCATCACTTTATCTTTTTGGTTTTATTGCGGTTTTAATTGTTGTTTGGATTACATGTATCTTTTTGGGCTATCTGATTGCACAAGCATTAAGTCTAAGTGGTCTAAGTATGATCGATAAACTTGCTGGTTTTGTTGTTGGTAGCATGAAAATATTTTTGGTTTTTGCCGTGCTGGCAGTCACACTGAGCAACATTGCATTTATCAAATCAAAAATCGAACCTTATGTTGCGAATAGCATGATGTTCCCACTCTTTTTGGAAACGGGCAACTACATTGTTAAGCTTGATGCAAACGCTATGTTTGAAAGCCTTCAGCCTAAAGATAAAACAAACCCTTAA